The window TAGAATTAAGAATCGTGGATAAAGGCAATGGTTTTAATGACGTAAATGAGTTAAAGAATAATTCGTTAGGTTTGAAGACCTTATCCGAACGTATCAATATCATAAATGGCCAGCTAGAAATTAAGAGTAGCAAAGGCAAAGGAACAGAACTTATAGCAACAATTCCCCTAAAAAATGACGCTTTCTCCTAGAATACTCATTGCCGATGATCACCCTATGTTGCTCAGAGGACTTGAAGACACATTAAAATTTAATGGTTACAACGTCATTGCATCGCTGTCTGATGGAGCTACCGCTTTGCAAATGATCAAAGAATTAGAGCCGGATATAGCTATTCTAGATATAGAAATGCCTTTATTAAGTGGTTTTGAAATCATTCAAAAAGCGAGACTTCAAGAAATTAAAACCAAGTTTATCATTTTAACTTCTCACAAAGAAAAGGGATTCATAGCAAAAGCAGATCAACTACAAATAGATGGTTATGTTTTAAAGGATGAGCCTTTTGAGGAACTTAAAAATTGTATTGAAGCGGTACGATTAGGCAATTGTTTTTATAGCAATTCATTCACTGACATTATCGATAATCAAGTCAAACCAGAATTAGCTCGTATCAAACAATTGAGTGCTTCAGAAAAAATTATTTTAGGATTTATTGCTAAAGAGCTTTCTTCAAAAGACATTGCCCAAGAACTATCTATTTCTATTCGCACGGTACAAAAGCACAGAACAAACATTATCTCAAAACTGGAATTATCTGAAAATGAGGTGGCTTTAAAAGATTGGGTTAGGGAATTTCAGCAATTCCTGTAAGAATCATCATATTTATAACAGTACGTACCCTACGTAAATATTACGTAGTCCTACTTATTTCATTAAGTCGCACAACTAGTTAGCTTTATTCAATTAACTAACTAGACAATTTATTTCACTTAAACCAGCGACATTATGAAACGAATTTTACTAACTACCTTCTTGTCTTTTATTGTATTCTCCAGTTTTGGACAAGTTACTGTTCAGGATATCAATGTTTCCTTAGATAATTCTGGTAATGCAAGCATTAATACCAATGATGTTCTCACTAGTTCACTTCCTGCTGGAACTACGGCAACCTTAAGTAAGTCCAATTTTACTTGTGCAGACTTGATGCCACCTATACAGACATTTTCATTATCATTAGATAGTACCAATGATTATGCAGTAGTCAGTCATACACCAGATTTAAACCTTGACGGTTCATGGACTCTCGAAGGCTGGATCTATCGTAATTCAAAAAATCCTGGTGGAGATGTTATTATTGATAAATGGTCTGGAAACTCATTTTTTGATGAGTATTCTATTTTTATTTTCAATGATACATTCTTTGCTGAGGTTACTACAACCACAGGAAATTACGGTGTTGCAGCTGCAGGAATAACACCAGCACTTAATCAATGGTATCATGTGGCTGGTAGTTTTGATCGTGCTACTGGAACTTTAAAAATTTACATTGACGGTGTATTGAGAGGAACTACAACTGGAATCACAGGTGCATCGTTAAATTCTAATAACAATACTATTTTAGGTGGAATAGACTGGGGTAATGCGTCCATTAACGGTTTAATTGATGATGTAAGAATATGGGATAGAGTTCTAACAGATACAGAAATCGGGCAGTTTTATAATCAGCCGTTACGTGGTGATGAATTAGGTCTTGTGGCCAATTGGAAGTTTGAAGAGAGTTTTGGAAACACGACTAGTAGCAGCACAACTCAAACCTACCCAGCGGTATATCAAGAGAATGGTGTGGTGAGTTTAATAAGTTGGGCTGGTAACTCAGCTGTCACTGTAGGTAATAATTTAAACAGAATTTACCTCACTGCAACAGATAGTGGTGGCACATCGACCGATTATCCATTTGTAGCCACTGTTGAAGAGGTTGTTCCACAAGCAATTATACAGGATATTTCCGTAAATCTTGACTCTAGTGGCAATGCCACTATTACAGCACAAGATGTTGATAATGGCAGTTTCGCAAATTGTAGCGGTATAGCTAGTCTAACTTTGGATCGCTCAAACCTAGATTGTAATGATATTGTCGAAGGTAACAGAGGTATAAGAGTTAACGGAGTAAATCAACATGTTGCAATACCTGCTAGTTCTGCCAATAGAATAACAGGCAACTATACACTATCGGCTTGGGTAAAGTATGATGACACAGGAATAGACAGACAGTATGCTGTCTCTATTCCTTCCGGTTTTAACGGTACGGGAAACAGTATTTATATTAATAAAGTGAATCGCTTTGTATCAATGACCTTCATAGATGGAAATACAAATGCACCAAATGGTTTAAGTACAGGTCCTAATGTTATAATGCCAGATACCTGGACTCATATAGCTGTAAGTTATGATGGTGTTAACGCAAAAATTTTCATTAATGGTGTTTTATCTGCTTCACAGGCTAGAACTTTATTGTTTCCTACAAGTTCCCAGCCATTATATCTAGGTGTAGAAGGAGATGGTTCGATCATCGGGCAGCGACGTTTTAAAGGTGAGATCGATGAGGTGCGATTATGGAATGTTGCAAGAACAGAAAAAGAAATACGAGATGACATGAATTTTGACATCTCTCCACAGTCCACAGGTCTCAGGGCATTGTATCGCTTGGATGAAACCTCTGGAACAAGCATAATTGATGAGGTGAATGGCACATCAAGTAGTGTTTTTTATAACATGAATCCAGCTATAGATCGTATAGAAAGTGATAGAGTTAGAGGTGTACCTGTGACACTAACAGTTACAACTAATGATGGTGAGACAGATAGTGTTGTTGCAATGGTCACGGTTAACGATACGAGCAGTCCACAAGTTATAACACAAGATGTAACCGTTAATCTTGTAAATGGTTCAGCAACGATAACGGCTCAAGATATTGATAATGGCTCTACTGCCGGCGCATGCAACAGTATCACAAATTTGACCTTAGATAGAACATTATTTACGTGTGCCGACACAACAATGCCGGTAACCGTAACACTAACCGCGACTAGTACAAATGGAATTTCAGATACAGGAACAGCTCAGGTTACTGTGCTAGAAAATGATGTGCCAGTGGCAATTGCTCAAGACTTAACCGTTTCTACAGATGCAGCTGGTAACGCAACAATTGATGCTTCCATGGTAGATGCAGGAAGCTATATAGGTTGTCCTGGATCACCTGTTAATATTATTGTATCACCAGATACTTTTGATTGCACTAACATAGGTCCTAATACAGTTACTCTTACAGTAACTAATTCAAGTGGTCAAACGGCTGTAGACACCGCTATCGTAACTATTCTTGACAATAGTCAAACAGTTGCGAGGGCTAATCCAATTAGCGTCACTCTAAGTCCCAATGGAAGTGCCTCATTCACTGCGCAATATTTAGATAATGGTAGTACAGGAAATTGTAGTGGTCTATCAACAATCTTGTTATCACGATACAGCGTTAATTGCTTTGATGCCTTTTCGGGAAGTGCTACTGTTACACTTACGGTTATTTCTAACGATGGTCAAACAGATTCTGTTCAAACCACAATCACTGTTAACGATTTGCAAGGAGTTTTCACACAAGACATTTCAGTAACTTTAGATAACAATGGTATTGCGACCATTACTCCACAAGATGTAGACGCAGGAAGCGGTATACCATGTATCGATCCTAATCCTACGTTTAGTTTAAATAGAGATACTTTCACTTGTGCAGATGCTGGAATGGTAGTACCTGTCACTTTAACCATGAATATTAATTCTGGTGGAGCTTTCACAGGAATAGCAAATGTTACCGTACAGGATAGTGGTACCCTTAATGCAGTAGCGCACGATGCGACTGTTTCTTTAGATGCAACCGGTAACGTTACTGTAGATGCTTCGCAAATAGATGGTGGTAGTACAGCTGGTTGTGCTGGGATAGCAAGCATTGTTGTTTCTCCTAACACATTTGATTGTACGAATTTAGGGGATAACACAGTTACATTAACCGTAACTGATGGAAACGGAAATACAGATACCACAACTGCTATTATAACGGTGAATTTACCACCAGAAGATATTTCATTTAACGCAACCTCATTAACTGGTATAACCATTACTAATCCTTCGGATAGTGAGTTTAGTGATATAAACAATGATGGTTTACTAGACTTTGCTGTATTAGACAATGG is drawn from Nonlabens dokdonensis DSW-6 and contains these coding sequences:
- a CDS encoding response regulator transcription factor, with the translated sequence MTLSPRILIADDHPMLLRGLEDTLKFNGYNVIASLSDGATALQMIKELEPDIAILDIEMPLLSGFEIIQKARLQEIKTKFIILTSHKEKGFIAKADQLQIDGYVLKDEPFEELKNCIEAVRLGNCFYSNSFTDIIDNQVKPELARIKQLSASEKIILGFIAKELSSKDIAQELSISIRTVQKHRTNIISKLELSENEVALKDWVREFQQFL